DNA from Petropleomorpha daqingensis:
GCGCAGGGTGGCCAGGCAGGCGTCGAAGCGGACCGGGCTGGTGATCTGGCTGACCAGGCGCGAGAGGGCCTCCGCGCCGCTGCCCACGGCCTTGCCGTCGGCGTTGGACAGCAGCTGGCGGCTGGGATCGGCCGGCCGCAGCCCGGCGACCAGGCCCTCGAGCTCCTCGCGCGCCGGGGCCATGTACGCGGTGTGGAAGGCGCCGGCCACCGACAGCGGCAGCACCCGCGCCTTGGCCGGCGGGTCGGCCTTCAGCGCGGCCAGCCCGTCGAGCGAGCCGGCCACCACGACCTGGCCGCCGCCGTTGTAGTTGGCGCCCTGCAGCCCGTGCTGCTCCAGCGCGGCCTGCAGCTCGTCGGGGTCGCCACCGAGGACGGCGGACATGCCGGTCGGCGTCTGCGCGCAGGCGGCGGCCATCGCCCGGCCGCGGACGGCGGTGAGCGCGATGGCGGCCTCGACGCTCAGCACACCGGCCAGCGCGGCCGCGGTCAGCTCGCCGACGCTGTGCCCGGTGATGACGACGTCGTCGGCCGGCGCTCCCGGCTCGGGCAGCGCGCCAAGCTCGCGGGCGATGAACAGGCTCATCGCGACCACCAGCGGCTGCGTGACCGCGGTGTCCTTGATCGCCTCGGCGTCGCCGGTCGTGCCGAGCGTCAGCAGGTCGGCGTCGGCGATGGCACCGGCCCAGTGGAAGAAGGACTCGGCGCCGGGGAGGTCGAGCCAGTCGGCGAGCATCCCGGGCTTCTGAGCACCCTGTCCGGGGGCGAGGACGGCGAGCACGTCCCTCACCCTGCCGGAGATCACCGCCGTCCGCGCCCGGGGAGCGGCACGAAAGGACACCGGTGATCTTTGGAGGGTTCCTACAAAGCTGTGACGCATCTGGCGGGATGGACAGCCGATTCGTGGTAGAGACCACACGTCAATGCCAGAGCGAGCTGTCCTTGCCGAGGTTCGCGAGCGCC
Protein-coding regions in this window:
- a CDS encoding ACP S-malonyltransferase, whose amino-acid sequence is MLAVLAPGQGAQKPGMLADWLDLPGAESFFHWAGAIADADLLTLGTTGDAEAIKDTAVTQPLVVAMSLFIARELGALPEPGAPADDVVITGHSVGELTAAALAGVLSVEAAIALTAVRGRAMAAACAQTPTGMSAVLGGDPDELQAALEQHGLQGANYNGGGQVVVAGSLDGLAALKADPPAKARVLPLSVAGAFHTAYMAPAREELEGLVAGLRPADPSRQLLSNADGKAVGSGAEALSRLVSQITSPVRFDACLATLRDLGVTAAVELPPAGALAGLAKREWKGSDIEVLAVSGPADLDRARELLGAARG